From Apium graveolens cultivar Ventura chromosome 9, ASM990537v1, whole genome shotgun sequence, the proteins below share one genomic window:
- the LOC141685427 gene encoding uncharacterized protein LOC141685427: MEENKEDWLEEMPMVLWSYNTTPRSTTGESPFLLTYGYEAMISLEIGVGSLRRDLFKEEDAEVNQRLHLDLMDEAIMNTQLKLAAYQQRVARYFNKKVKSMLNKVGDLVLRKVMPNNKNSSARGAWH, encoded by the coding sequence ATGGAAGAAAATAAAGAAGATTGGCTGGAAGAGATGCCCATGGTCCTTTGGTCTTATAACACAACTCCGAGATCCACTACAGGGGAATCTCCCTTTTTGCTGACTTATGGGTATGAGGCTATGATTTCCCTAGAGATAGGAGTTGGGTCTCTACGGAGGGATTTGTTCAAAGAGGAAGATGCAGAAGTTAATCAAAGGCTCCACTTGGATTTGATGGATGAGGCTATAATGAATACTCAATTAAAGCTCGCGGCATATCAGCAAAGAGTTGCAAGGTATTTTAATAAGAAAGTGAAGTCTATGCTAAATAAGGTGGGAGACCTTGTATTGCGAAAGGTCATGCCAAATAATAAAAATAGCTCAGCACGGGGTGCTTGGCactaa